A stretch of the bacterium genome encodes the following:
- the ftsH gene encoding ATP-dependent zinc metalloprotease FtsH: MKQSHKTIALWIVIILLSISILHFFNAKPTLRNKVSFSEFITAVEQKQIDSVVIREDEYQGKFKDSYKDGSYFETLGPVNSDKAFEILAKSDAQIRYEKPKETPMWQQILISWMPMLLLFGFFFFFMRQIQIGGGKALSFGKSRARLMSESQKRITFEDVAGVEEAKEEVEEIIDFLKDPKKFTKLGGRIPKGVLLMGPPGTGKTLLARAIAGEAGVPFFSISGSDFVEMFVGVGASRVRDLFEQGKKHAPCIIFIDEIDAVGRHRGAGLGGGHDEREQTLNQLLVEMDGFESNDGVILVAATNRPDVLDPALLRPGRFDRRIVVPRPDLKGREEILRIHTRRVPVSRDVDLMVLARGTPGFCGADLENLVNEAALYAARRDKKLVEMTDFEMAKDKVLMGSERRSMIISDEEKKTTAYHEAGHTLVARLIPGTEPVHKVTIIPRGMALGLTQQLPEEEKHSHSKEYAENMIAILMGGRLAEELIFSQKTTGAGNDIEKATDLARKMICEWGMSEKLGPLAFGKKEEAIFLGREFAQHQDYSEKTAAEIDHEVRQVVMHQYERAKGLLQGHLTELHALAEALLERETLTGEDINIVISGGKLPPVKASPPLPARGRHQGQPGKEGITIAPHVPAHPSKA, from the coding sequence GTGAAGCAGTCTCACAAAACCATCGCTCTTTGGATCGTCATCATCCTTTTGTCGATCTCCATCCTTCACTTTTTCAATGCCAAGCCAACCCTGCGAAATAAAGTGAGTTTTAGTGAGTTCATCACGGCGGTCGAGCAGAAGCAGATCGACTCGGTGGTCATCCGCGAGGACGAGTACCAAGGAAAGTTCAAGGACAGCTATAAGGATGGAAGCTATTTCGAGACCCTGGGCCCGGTGAACAGCGACAAGGCCTTCGAGATCCTGGCCAAGTCCGACGCCCAAATCCGTTACGAGAAGCCCAAAGAGACTCCGATGTGGCAGCAGATCCTGATCTCCTGGATGCCGATGCTGCTGCTCTTCGGCTTTTTTTTCTTCTTCATGCGCCAGATCCAGATCGGCGGCGGCAAAGCTTTGAGCTTCGGCAAGAGCCGGGCCCGCCTGATGAGCGAGTCCCAAAAGCGGATCACCTTCGAGGACGTCGCCGGGGTGGAAGAGGCCAAGGAAGAGGTCGAGGAGATCATCGACTTCCTGAAAGATCCGAAAAAATTCACCAAGCTCGGCGGTCGGATTCCCAAGGGCGTCCTTTTGATGGGCCCGCCGGGGACCGGCAAGACCCTGCTGGCCCGGGCCATCGCCGGAGAGGCCGGAGTGCCGTTCTTCAGCATCTCGGGCAGCGACTTCGTCGAGATGTTCGTCGGCGTCGGCGCCTCCCGGGTCCGCGACCTCTTCGAGCAGGGCAAGAAGCATGCGCCCTGCATCATCTTCATCGACGAGATCGACGCCGTCGGCCGCCATCGCGGCGCCGGTTTGGGCGGCGGCCATGACGAGCGCGAGCAGACCCTCAACCAATTGCTGGTCGAGATGGACGGCTTCGAGTCCAATGACGGCGTCATCCTGGTCGCGGCCACCAACCGGCCCGACGTCCTCGACCCGGCCTTGCTGAGGCCCGGCCGTTTCGACCGCCGGATCGTCGTTCCGCGCCCCGACCTCAAGGGCCGTGAGGAAATTTTACGGATTCACACTCGCCGGGTGCCGGTTTCGCGCGACGTCGACCTGATGGTCTTGGCCCGCGGCACCCCCGGCTTCTGTGGCGCCGATCTCGAGAACTTGGTCAACGAGGCCGCGCTTTACGCCGCCCGCCGCGATAAGAAGCTGGTCGAGATGACCGACTTCGAAATGGCCAAGGACAAAGTCCTGATGGGCAGCGAGCGCCGCAGCATGATCATCTCCGACGAAGAGAAGAAGACCACGGCCTATCACGAGGCCGGCCACACCTTGGTGGCTCGGCTGATTCCAGGCACCGAGCCGGTGCACAAGGTCACGATCATTCCGCGCGGCATGGCCCTGGGCCTCACCCAGCAATTGCCGGAAGAGGAAAAGCATTCCCACAGCAAGGAATACGCCGAGAACATGATCGCCATCCTGATGGGCGGCCGCTTGGCCGAAGAGCTGATCTTCAGCCAAAAGACCACCGGCGCCGGCAACGACATCGAGAAGGCCACCGACTTGGCCCGCAAGATGATCTGCGAGTGGGGCATGAGCGAGAAGCTGGGGCCGCTGGCTTTCGGCAAAAAAGAGGAAGCGATCTTCCTCGGCCGCGAATTCGCCCAGCACCAGGACTACAGCGAGAAGACCGCGGCCGAGATCGACCACGAGGTCCGTCAAGTGGTGATGCACCAGTATGAGCGGGCCAAGGGGCTGCTCCAAGGCCACTTGACCGAGCTTCACGCCCTGGCCGAGGCCCTGCTCGAGCGCGAGACCTTGACCGGCGAGGATATCAATATCGTCATCAGCGGCGGCAAGCTGCCGCCGGTGAAGGCCTCGCCGCCGCTGCCGGCTCGTGGCAGACACCAAGGCCAGCCGGGCAAGGAGGGCATCACCATCGCTCCCCACGTCCCGGCCCATCCGAGCAAGGCGTAG
- the tilS gene encoding tRNA lysidine(34) synthetase TilS yields MQRVDLKKRVRESFGALPKAWREAPVYLAVSAGMDSSVLAAVVLELRDRLPPLCFLHVNYGLRRPDCDREEALLRKWAGREGLPIEVLRLKPRGKPENLQAWARAQRFDFFRKTIKKRSKGRGTVWLAHHRRDQAETVLLRLLRGSGLRGLAGMKTQEEWEGLALFRPLLEVPHEALQLYAQNHRILFRRDRSNFTDLYLRNRVRRRILPLLRQENPSIEETLSLTAARAGQASEALEVLAGHWLKVRGRGKRLALENLRRQPPGLQACILEAWLKRRTGRSQSWSELLPRILAALAAGKSLELPLKGGLLKLGRRHLDWTGP; encoded by the coding sequence GTGCAACGAGTCGACCTTAAAAAACGGGTTCGGGAGAGCTTCGGGGCCCTGCCCAAGGCGTGGCGGGAAGCGCCGGTCTACCTCGCCGTTTCCGCCGGCATGGACTCCTCGGTGCTGGCGGCGGTGGTGCTGGAGCTTCGCGACCGCTTGCCGCCGCTCTGCTTCCTTCATGTCAATTACGGCCTGCGCCGGCCCGACTGCGACCGGGAAGAAGCTCTTTTGCGGAAATGGGCCGGCCGGGAAGGGCTGCCGATCGAGGTGCTCCGGCTCAAGCCCCGAGGGAAGCCCGAAAACCTTCAGGCTTGGGCCCGCGCGCAGCGCTTCGATTTTTTCCGGAAAACCATCAAGAAGCGCTCCAAGGGCCGGGGCACGGTTTGGCTGGCTCACCATCGGCGAGACCAGGCCGAGACCGTCTTGCTCCGCCTCTTGCGCGGGTCCGGGCTGCGGGGCCTCGCCGGCATGAAGACCCAGGAGGAGTGGGAAGGGCTGGCTCTCTTTCGCCCCTTGCTCGAAGTTCCCCATGAGGCGCTTCAGCTCTATGCCCAAAATCACCGGATCCTCTTCCGCCGCGACCGGTCGAATTTCACCGACCTTTATTTGCGCAATCGGGTCCGCCGCCGGATCTTGCCTCTGCTCCGCCAGGAAAACCCGAGTATCGAGGAAACCTTGTCCCTGACGGCCGCGCGGGCCGGGCAGGCCAGCGAGGCCCTCGAGGTCTTGGCCGGCCACTGGCTGAAAGTCCGGGGGCGGGGGAAGCGTTTGGCTCTGGAAAACCTCCGCCGCCAGCCCCCCGGTTTGCAGGCCTGCATCCTGGAGGCCTGGCTGAAGCGGAGGACCGGCCGGTCGCAAAGCTGGAGCGAGCTGCTGCCCCGAATCTTGGCCGCCCTGGCCGCCGGGAAATCGCTGGAGCTGCCGCTCAAAGGCGGCCTTTTGAAACTGGGCCGGCGACATTTAGATTGGACAGGCCCTTGA